GTTACCCATTTGATGGTTAAACCTAAAATCACATGTCTTCTTCATTAGCCATTACGTTTGAAGCTTGCttgaaaaaaattgattaaattgaatcTAATTCGAATTTGTTTGATTGGAACATGAGGTTTTGTTTGGCTTAGAAtggaatttaaattaatttaaaagctTTAATGAAtcgtttaaatttttttttataattgtttataatatttaattctttttataatAGAATTCATATCATATCATTAAACTGCATCAGATGTGGCGAACAGCAAGGATAAAACAGATCGAAGTGAGAATTACCGATAAATCATTGTTACAATATATAAATCACAAGTGATTTCTTTCTTATCATACAAGAACACGACACAAATAATTCTGCAAACACCCAACAATGGTGGAAGAACCACAAGAAGCAAACAAAAAGGAACCTCACACAAGTAAGGTGGAATGAAACGAATGTCTAAAAAACCATCTATGTATTCCCTAAGAGATTCAACCAAACCATCTATTTTGAAGTGCTAGTTTTTGGCCGGTGGTGGCGAGAAGAATGGAATAGATGGCATAGTAGCTGGTATTGTAGGGAAGGAGGGAATGTTCGGCAGAGGTGGCATGCTCAGTTTTGGGGCATTAGGTATGGTCGGCAATGTTGGCATGGTAGGAAGTGGAGGTAGAGCACCAGGCTTGGGTAACGATGGCTGAGTGGTTGGCAATGTCGGTATTGTT
The genomic region above belongs to Gossypium hirsutum isolate 1008001.06 chromosome D05, Gossypium_hirsutum_v2.1, whole genome shotgun sequence and contains:
- the LOC107902874 gene encoding protein PELPK1, encoding MATSNCFVLAIFMALSLSNINVGVTARHLLQMPPTLPRVTLPPLPSIPNLPQPTIPTLPTTQPSLPKPGALPPLPTMPTLPTIPNAPKLSMPPLPNIPSFPTIPATMPSIPFFSPPPAKN